One Microtus ochrogaster isolate Prairie Vole_2 unplaced genomic scaffold, MicOch1.0 UNK14, whole genome shotgun sequence genomic region harbors:
- the Siglecl1 gene encoding SIGLEC family-like protein 1: MGLLPLQREAARLLNSFCAVEKTLQCSCSFRGIPTPSVQWWMDGVPVDVNSGHGHLQVTSTTLGPWDNSTLSMAKNPEMGTVLLCEGKNQHGTHGLSILLMSRRGPLAPQIFLKALLHGVVYAAMATTLLFICLLPLIMKLLRMQKAKKCAQMTAQQDSGPEGDSVVKCAQMTAQQDSEPRPEGDSVVKPKEPRKSRTMSPGKQPSEKEASLKPAEPLEETAPHPKLPLFLELQKPTETPETPSP; the protein is encoded by the exons ATGGGCCTGCTGCCTCTACAGCGGG AAGCTGCCAGACTGCTCAACTCTTTCTGTGCTGTGGAGAAGACTTTGCAGTGCAGTTGCTCCTTTCGTGGGATCCCCACACCCTCTGTGCAGTGGTGGATGGATGGTGTTCCTGTGGATGTGAACAGTGGGCATGGCCACCTCCAGGTGACCTCTACCACACTTGGCCCCTGGGACAACAGCACCCTCAGCATGGCCAAAAACCCAGAAATGGGCACAGTCCTTCTTTGTGAGGGAAAGAACCAACATGGAACCCATGGTTTGAGCATCCTACTGATGTCAA GAAGGGGCCCTTTGGCTCCCCAGATCTTTCTGAAAGCCTTGCTCCACGGTGTTGTCTATGCAGCCATGGCAACCACACTACTTTtcatctgcctcctccccttgAT AATGAAACTTCTCAGGATGCAGAAGGCAAAGAAGTGTGCACAGATGACAGCACAGCAGGACTCTGGACCCGAGGGAGACTCCGTCGTGAAGTGTGCACAGATGACAGCACAGCAGGACTCTGAGCCTAGACCAGAGGGAGACTCTGTCGTGAAGCCCAAGGAACCTAGAAAATCCAGAACCATGTCACCTGGGAAGCAGCCCTCA GAAAAGGAAGCCAGCCTGAAGCCAGCAGAGCCTCTGGAGGAAACCGCACCACATCCAAAGCTCCCACTATTCCTAGAATTACAAAAACCCACGGAGACCCCAGAAACCCCAAGTCCATAA